Within the Nocardioides humi genome, the region GAGACGGCGGTCAGCGCCAGGGAGCGAGCAGCTCCGGGAGGTCGGCGAGGCGCCGGGCGACTGCGTCCGGCCGGCCCTCGGTGTGGCCGTGCTGGTCGGCCGGGATCGTGCTGTGCGGGACGTGGATCGCGCGCATCCCGGCGCCATGGGCGCCCCACACGTCGTCGAAGAGCCGGTCGCCGACGTACACGCAGGCAGCCGGGTCGGCGACGCCGACGGCGTCCATCGCGGCGCGGAAGGCCTGCGGGGACGGCTTCGTCCACGGCACCTCGCTGGTGTAGACGTCGCCGTCGATCAGGTCGAGCACCCCGTCGCGCTCGAAGAACCCGCGATGCCAGGCGCGGGGCCAGATCGTGTTGGACAGCACGCCGACCCGGATCCCCTCCGCGCGCAGCCAGCCAACAGCGGCGCCACCTCCGGGTCGGTGAGGGTGTGCGGCTCCCAGAACGCGTAGTAGGCGTCGAGCAGGTCCGGGTCGTGGTCGAGCCCGGCGGCCTCGAAGAGGTCGGCGATCGTCGCGCTCCGCTGGTGGTCGCGGCTGCGACCCCAGATCACGCTGCCCGCCTCGTGCAGCCGGGCGGCGTGGGCGTGGTGGTCGTCGGAGGTGTCCGGCGTCGTCAGCACCGCCTGCGCCAGCGCGAGCGACTCCGCGTGGAAGTCGATGTCGTGCCACGCCGTGAGCGTGCCGCCCCAGTCGAAGATGACCGCCTCGACGCCCGTGTCACGCATGCCCATCGTCACATCCTCCCGTCGCGCAGGTACGCCGCGTGCCAGCCGAGCGCCTCCTCCAGCAGGTGGGGCGTGTGCCGGGCCTCCGGGCGGGCCGCGCGGGCCCGGTCGACGTAGTCGCGCAGCCGGTCGCGGTAGTCGGGGTGCGCGCAGTGGGCGATCACCCGGTCGGCGCGGTCCGAGGGCGACAGGCCGCGCAGGTCGGCCAGGCCCTGCTCGGTGATCAGCACGTGCACGTCGTGCTCGGTGTGGTCGACGTGGCTGACCATCGGCACGATCGAGGAGATCAGGCCGCCCTTGGCCAGCGAGTCGGAGACGAAGAAGTTGAGGTAGGCGTTGCGGGCGAAGTCGCCGGAGCCGCCGATGCCGTTCATGATCGCCGATCCCATGACGTGGCTGGAGTTCACGTTGCCGTAGACGTCGGCCTCGATCATGCCGTTGATGGCGATGACGCCGAGCCGGCGGACCAGCTCGGGGTGGTTCGAGATCTCCTGGCTGCGCAGCAGGATCCGGCCCTTGTAGGAGCCGACGTTGTCGAGGAAGCGCTGCTGCCCGGCCGGGGACAGCCCGAAGGAGGTGGCCGAGAGCGAGGCCAGCTTGCCGGCGTCCAGCAGGTCGAGCAGGCCGTCCTGGATCACCTCGGTGAACGACGTGAGGCCCTCGAACTCGGCGTGGAGCAGCCCTTCCATGACCGCGTTCGGCGTGCTGCCGACGCCGGACTGCAGCGGCAGCAGGCCGGGCGGCATCCGCCCGGCGCGCACCTCGTGCCGCAGGAAGTCGACGAGGAGCTCGGCCATCGCGCGCGAGCTGTCGTCCGGCGCGTCGAGCGGGCTGTTGCGATCGGGCGCGTCGGTCTCCACGACGGCGACCACCTTGGCGGGATCGACGCGCAGGTACGGATCGCCGATCCGCTGCAGCGGGTGGGTGAGCTGGATGGGGATCCGGTGCGGGGGCACGGCCGCGCCGTAGTAGACGTCGTGGAAGCCCTCGAGGTCGCGCGGCAGCCAGCGGTTGACCTCGAGGATCACCTTCTCCGCACGGTCCAGCCAGGTCTTGTTGTTGCCGACCGAGGTGCCGGGGACGAGCAGTCCGTTGGGCAGGATCGCGGCGACCTCGACGACCGCGACGTCGAGCGGCCCGTAGAAGCCGAACCACGCCTGCTGCGCCGAGTGCGACAGGTGGGCGTCGACGTAGTCGACCTCCCCGCTGTTGATCAGCCTCCGCAGCGCGGGGTCCGAGCTGTAGGGCAGCCGCTTGTCGAGGCCGTGCACCTCGGCGAGGGCGCCGTCGACGCTCGGCCCGGTCGACGCTCCCGACCACAGTCCGATCCGGAACTCCTCGCCGCGCGCGTGCGCCTCGCCGATCCGGCGGGCCAGGGCCTGGGGCACCGCCTTGGGGAAGCCGGCGCCGGTGAAGCCGCTGATGCCCACCGAGTCGCCGGGCCGGATGTGCGCGGCCGCCTCCTCGGCGGTGGCGATGCGCCGCCCGAGGACCGGGCAGGTCACGCGGGCCATCGGGTCAGCCCCGCACCAGGGCCCGGATCTCGTCGGCCGCCACGTCGAGCGCGACCTCGGTCCGCTCTCCCGTGCGACGGTCCTTGACCTCGATCACCCTGTTGTCGGGGTCGGCCACGCCGCGGCCGACCGTGACGATCGTCGGTACGCCGATCAGCTCGGCGTCCTTGAACTTCACGCCGGGGCTGATCTTGCCCGCGCGGTCGTCGTAGAGGACGTCGAGGCCGGCGGCGGTGAGCCCGGCGACGAGCTCCTCGGCCGCGGCGAAGACGGCCTCGTCCTTGCCGGCGGCGACCACGTGGACGTCGGCGGGGGCGACGTCGCGCGGCCAGCACAGGCCGATCTCGTCGAGGGTGTTCTCGGCGATCGCGGCCACCGCGCGGGTGACGCCGATGCCGTAGGAGCCCATGGTGACGGTGACCAGCTTGCCGTTCTCGTCGAGGACCCTGAGGTCGAGCGCCTCGGCGTACTTGCGGCCGAGCTGGAAGACATGGCCCATCTCGATGCCGCGCGCGGACTCCAGCACGCCGTCCTCGCAGTTGGGGCAGGCGTCACCGTCGCGGACCTCGGCGGCCTCGATGGTGCCGTCGGGGGTGAAGTCGCGGCCCGCGACCAGGTCGATCACGTGGGAGCCGGCGACGTCGGCGCCGGTGACCCAGCGGGAGCCCTCGGCGACGCGGGGGTCGACGAGATAGCGGATGCCGCTGGCGCTCTCCTCCCCCAGCACGCCGGGACCGATGTAGCCCTTGACCAGCGCGGGGTGCTTCGCCAGCTCCGCCTCGTCCATGGGCTCGACCTCGATCGGCTCGAGCTGCCCCTCCAAGCGCTTCTGGTCGACCTCGCGGTCGCCGGGGACGCCGATGGCGAGCGGCTCGCGGGTGCCGTCGGGGTGCTTGAGCACGACGAGCACGTTCTTGAGGGTGTCGCCGGCCGCCCACGGGCGGTCCTCGCGCGGGAAGGCCGCGTCGAGGTGGTCGACCAGGGTGTCGATGGTCGGGGTGTCGGGGGTCGCCTCGGCGTGGGCGGCCGGCACGGCGTCGTACGGCGTGGGCGCGGGCGGGCGCACCTGGACGGCCTCGACGTTGGCGGCGTAGTCGCAGCGCGTGCAGCGCACGTAGGTGTCCTCGCCGACCGCGGCCTTGGCGAGGAACTCCTCCGACTTCGAGCCGCCCATCGCGCCGGCGGTCGCCTTGACGATGGCGTAGTCGAAGCCGAGCCGGTCGAAGATCCGGACGTAGGCGTCGCGGTGCCTCTGGTACGACGCGTCGAGGCCGGCGTCGCTGACGTCGAAGGAGTAGGAGTCCTTCATGGTGAACTCGCGCCCGCGCAGCAGCCCGGCGCGGGGCCGCGCCTCGTCGCGGTACTTGGTCTGGATCTGGTAGAGGCTCAGCGGCAGGTCCTTGTAGGAGCTGTACATGTCCTTGACCAGGAGCGTGAACATCTCCTCGTGCGTCGGGCCGAGCAGGTAGTCGGCGCCCTTGCGGTCCTGGAGCCGGAAGATGTTGTCGCCGTACTCGGTCCAGCGACCGGTGGCCTCGTAGGGCTCGCGGGGCAGCAGCGCCGGGAAGGTGACCTCCTGGGCGCCGATGGCGTTCATCTCCTCGCGGATGATGCCCTCGATCCTGCGCAGCACGGCCAGGCCGAGCGGCAGCCAGGTGTAGATGCCCGGCGCGGCGCGGCGGATGTAGCCGGCCCGCACCAGCAGCCGGTGGCTCGGGACCTCCGCGTCCGAGGGGTCCTCACGCAGGGTCCGGACGAACAGGGTCGACATCCGCAGGAGCTTCGGGGTCCCCGCGGAAAGCGGAGCGAAGCGAGCATTTCCGTGGGGTGAACTCACGGGCCGAAGCCTACGGGCGCGCCCGACACGACGGCGAACCAGTAACGGCTCAGGCCTCGCGTGCGGCCTCGAGCATCCCGCGGATCATCGGCAGCTGGAGCGGGAGCCGGGCCAGCGTCCCGGCCTTGAGCATGGTGTTGTCGCCGCGCTGCGCGTCGAGCGCCATCTTCACGTTGCCGGGGAAGACTCCGACGAGCAGGGCGGCACCGGCGTACGCCGCGGCGCGGCGGGTCCGCGGGTGCATCATGCCGGCGGCGCAGGCCAGCTCCGCGACGCCGCTCCAGATCACGAGCTGGCGTGGGGCCGGGAGCTGCTCCGGGATCAGCGGCTCGAACACCTGGGGCCGGACGAGATGCACGACCCCGCTGACGAGGAAGGCGCCGGTGACGGCCTTGGCGGTGAAGGGGACGCTCATGCCGCCCAGCCTCCCAGCAGCGGTCAGCCCAGGTCGAGCACGTTGCGCATGCCGAGCTTGTAGAGCACCCGGTCGGTCTGCTTGAGCGCGGTGAACTCCGGCGGGTCGTAGAGCCGGAAGGTCGCCGCCCGGGCCGCCGGGGAGCCCACCTCGTCGAGGATCGCGTTGACAGCGTGGCGGGCCGACTCGTTGGCGCCCTCCATCGTCGCGAGGTCGATGTCGGTCTGCACGAAGTCGCCGCTCATCAGCAGGTTGGGGATCCTCGTGCGCGCGGTGGGCCGGCTGCTCCAGGAGTCGACCGTGTTGACGAGCAGCGGCGTCTCGTTGGTGTTGCGGCGGCTCGCGGCGTCCCACTGCACGCCCGGGTCGAGGAACCAGGAGTGGACGACGCCGTCGGGCAGCAGGTCGCCGGCGGTGTGGTGGTCGCGGATCTGCGCCAGCACCTCGTCGGCGATCTGCTGGGGGCTGCACTCCTTGGCCGGCCGGCCGTGCAGGACGCCGGGCGCGTCCCAGTTGGAGATGTCGACCGAGAGGATGTCGACGACGTCGCCGTCGCCGTAGTCGCGCGCGATCACGCGGTCCTCCCAGAACTGCCCCTGGGTCAGGGCGGTGAGCGCCCACGGGGAGTCGATGAAGGTGATGTGGCCGTGGGTGATGTCGACCGGCGCGCGCAGGAAGAACTGGATGCCGACCATCCAGTCCGTGTCGAGCGCGGCGAGCCGCTGCAGGCCGGGGTCCAGCGCCAGTACGTCGGCGGTGAGCGTCGGCACCACCCGCTCCACCGGCATGGCGCTGACGAACCAGTCGGCCTCGACGCGGCTCGTCGTACCGGCGGCGTCGGCGAGGACCGCGGCGGCGACCCGGCCGCCGGCGGTCTCGTAGCGGACCAGCCCCTGGCCGCCGACGAAGCGGACGCCGCGCCCGCGCAGGTAGGTCAGCCACGGGTCGATCCACGCCTCGTCGGTAGGCAGGTCGAGCACCCGGTCGAGGGCGCCGTCGTTGCCGCGGCCCATGATGTTGTAGACGAACGCCTCGCCCATGGTGCCGATGGTGCGGGTGCTGGCGACGGTCTCCTTCGCCGCGACCAGGTTGCGGGTCAGGCCGGCGGCGAGGATCTGCTGGTAGGGCTTCGAGCGCCTCTCCGCGCCGACGAAGTCCCACCAGCTGACCTTCTCCCACTGCCCGAGCCGGCGCTCGTCGCAGCTGGTGAGGAACACCAGCAGTCGCTCGACGAAGTAGGTGAGCTCGTGGGGTGGCACGGAGTGGCCGCCGAGGGTGTCGCGCAGGAAGCGGCGCAGGCCGTCGACGGTGAGGATCTGCTGCGGGTCCGGGCCGATGCCGAACACGAAGGCGTCGGCATGGTCGCCGGAGCGCAGGAACTTGCCGCCACTGGCGGCGACCAGGTTGTCGCCGACGGTGCCGTCGCCGAACGGGATGCGGCGCATCGTGTCCGGCACGTGGTGGTAGAAGCCGGGGAAGAACCGGAAGCCGTGCTCGCCGGGCAGGTCGGCGCGACCGCCTACGCCCGTGCCGGCCACCGGGATGCTGCGGGCCTTGCCGCCCCAGGCGGACGGCTCGAAGACGGTGACCTCGAAGCCGCGCTCGACGAGCTCGTGCGCCGCGGTCAGGCCGGCCATGCCTCCGCCGAGCACGGCGACCCGGCGGCCCGGCGTCGCGGCGAAGGCCGGCGCGAGGCCGGTCCCGGCGAGGACCACGCCGGCGCCGACGGCGCCCGCGGACGTGAGCAAGGTACGACGGTCCAGCTGCGCCATCGGCGATCACCCCATGATCTCCAACCGACACCAGTGTCGGTATCCGTTGGCAGCGAGTATCGTGATCCACACCACATCAGGTCAAGGCATACCGGTCCACAACCGACACATTCGTCGGTCACAGTCGACGGTGGGAGGAGGAGACCCGTGAGCACCACCGAGGTCGTGCGCCGCCGGCTCACCGGTCCGGCGCGGCGCGAGCGGATCGAGGCCGCCGCCGTCGAGGTCTTCGCCGAGCGCGGGTACGACGCCGCGTCGGTCGGCGAGATCGCCGGCGCCGCCGGCGTCACCCGGACCGTGCTCTACGACCACTTCCGCTCCAAGCGCGAGCTCTACCTCCACGTCCTCGACACCCAGAACGCCGCGATGCTCGCCGAGGTGGGCGCCGGCATCACGGGCGCCGGCGCGGGACGGGACCGGATGCGGGCCACCGTGGCGGCGTACCTCTCCTTCGCGCGGCAGCGTCCCGCGGCCCGCCGGATCCTGGTCGACCCGATCCCCACCGGGGACCGGGAGCTCGACCGGGCGCTGCGCACCTTCCGCACCGCCCGCACCCAGGCGGTCGCCACCATGCTCGGCCCCGACCTCGCCCGCTCCGGGCTCCCCCACGGCTCGACGGCGGCCGACGTCGTCGTCGAGCTCCTCATCACCGGCGTCGACGGCGTCGCCCGGTGGTGGCAGGAGCATCCCGCCGCCTCGCTGGAGGAGGTCACCGAGGTGGCCACCCGGCTGCTGTGGAACGGGCTGCCGCGCCTGGGCGAGCTCAGAACATGACGGTGGCGAAGCGCGCGGTCTCCACGAACCCGACCCGCTCGTACGCCGCCCGGGCCGTGTGGTTCCAGTCGTTGACGTAGAGCGAGACCGTCGGCGCGATCCGCGCGCGGACCTGCCGGACCACAGCGGCCATGCCGGCGGTCGCGATCCCCTGGCCACGCCGGTGAGGGGGCACCCACACCCCCTGGATCTGGGCGGCGTCGGGCGTCGCGCAGGCCACCTCGGCCTTGAAGACGAGCTCGCCGCCGTCGTACCGGACGAAGGACCAGCCACGGCCGACCAGCTGCGCGACCCGCGCACGGTAGAGGTCCGCTCCCCCGCCGAGCTCCGGGGAGACCCCGACCTCCTCGGTGTACATGGCCACGCACGCGGGGTAGAGCGTGGCGATGTCGTCGGGAGTGCTGCAGCGCACGCCCGGGTCGGGCGTCACGAGCGGCTCGCCGTCGATGGCGAGGTGGCGCTGGTCCCAGCGCACGTCGCGCGGCCGGCCCCACTGCTCGCCGACCTGGCCCCAGAACGCCCGGACGGCGTCCTGCGGCCCGACGATCGTCGAGGCGGTACGCCGCCGGGCCAGCGCCCGGCCGGCGAACACCTCGGCGTCCTCCGGCGTGGCCTGGACCGGCACCAGGTTGGCGGCCACGTGGCAGGCGGCGACGAGGTGGCCGCCGTCGAAGCGCCCCCACATCTCGCCGCCGAGCCAGCGCGGCTCGAGGTTGGTGGTGTGGGCGCGATGGATCGCGAACACGTTGACGACCGGGTCGCGGCCGGCCAGGGCCACGAAGGCGGGAAGGTCGGCCTGCGCGAGGACACGCACGCCGTGCCGGGTGGTCAACACGGGACCACCCTAGGGTGTCCGGGCCATCAGGAGCGCCGACGGACCTCGCGAACGATCAGCCAGACCAGATAGGCCCCGCCCGCGACGACGGTGACCACCCCGACCGGCATCACCACCGGCAGCAGGTGCTGCGCGGTCAGGTCCGCCGCCGCCAGCATGAAGGCGCCCAGGAAGGCGGCAGGCGCCAGCGTCACGCCGGGCGTGCGGGCGAGGCGGCGGGCGATCTGCGGCGCGGCGAGCGCGACGAATGCGATCGGGCCCGCCGCGGCGGTCACCGTCGCCGTCAGGGCGACACCCGTCACGACCGCAGCGACCCGGACCTGCTCCGTCCGGGTGCCCGTGGCCCGGGCGGCGTCGTCCCCGAGCTCGAGCTGGCGCAACCCGGGCGCCAGCGCCACCAGCGCCGCCAGCAGGAGCAGCACGGTGGCGCCGCCCCACAGCACCTGCGGCCACCCGGTGCCGCCGAGCGAGCCGGCTCCCCACACGGCGGCCCGGACCGCGACCTCGAGCCGGGCGTTGATGACGAGCCAGGCGTTGAAGGAGCCCAGCATCACCGAGACCGCGATGCCGACGATGATCAGCCGGAACCCCTGCACGCCGTGGCGCCAGGCCAGCAGGTAGACGACCGTGGCGGTCGCCAGGCCGCCCACCAGGGCACCGCCGACGAGCTGGGCGTAGCTGCCCCCGATGAGGACGATCACGACCAGCGCGCCGGCGTAGGAGCCGGCGGAGAGGCCGATGATGTCCGGGCTGGCGAGCGGGTTGCGGGTCAACGACTGGAACAGCGCCCCGGAGACGCCCAGTGCGGCGCCGAACACGACGGCCGCGAGAGCGCGCGGCGAGCGCCACTCCACCACCACGACCCGGGCGAACCCTGCCTCCGGGTCGCCCGTCAGCGCAGCCCAGACCCGGGCGAGGGTGAGCGGGTATTCGCCGAGCATCAGCGAGGCGGCGCTGGTCGTCACGGTCAGCACACCCAGCACCGCGCAGACGGCGACGGTGCGGCTGCGCCAGCGCAGGGAGAGGCCGCCGGCCCGTACGACGAGGGCCGGGCGGGCCGGGCCGAGGACACCGGGCCGGCTCACAGGGCGCTCACCCGCCTGCGGCGGACCAGGGCGATCAGCATCGGAGCACCCACGAACGCGGTGACGAGCCCCACCGGGAGCTCGCCCGGGCGGATCACGAGGCGGCCGATGACGTCGGAGGCGAGCAGCAGCGACGGGGCCAGCACGAGCGTGTAGGCGAGGATCCACCGCTGCTCCGGGCCGGTGAACCACCGGGCGACGTGCGGCACCATCAGGCCCACGAAGCCGACCGGCCCGCAGATCGCCGTCGCGCCGCCCGCGAGCAGGGTCACCGCGACGACCACGATCACCCGGGTCCGGGTGATCCCCGCTCCCAGCGAGGTGGCCAGGTCGTCGCCCAGCGCGATGGCGTTGAGCGCGCTCGCCGCGACCGCGGCGAGCAGCGTGCCGAGGACCAGGAACGGCAGCACCGGGAGGAGGATGTCCCAGCCGCGGTCGACCAGGCTGCCGGCGTACCAGCCCCGCATCCGGTCGAACGAGCGCGGGTCGCTCAGCACCATCGCGGTCACGATCCCTGACAGCAGCGCGCCGATCGCGACCCCGGCCAGCGTGAGGTGGATCGGATCGGCCCCGCCCCGGCCGGCCGAGCCGATCGCGTACACGACCACCGTCACGACCAGCGCCCCGGCGAAGGCGAACCAGACGTACCCGCTGACGGCGGTCACGCCGAACAGGGCGATGCCGAGGGCGACGAAGAACTCCGCACCCGCGCTGACGCCGAGGATGCCCGGGTCGGCGAGCGGGTTGCGGGTCAGTGCCTGGATCAGGGCTCCCGACAGCCCCAGCGCGATCCCGACGCACAGCCCCACCGCGGTACGGGGGACGCGCAGGTCCCAGACGACGTACGCGTCCCCCTTGCCGGTGTCGTGGCGCAGCGCCTCGATCACCACCGACAGCGGGATGTTCTTCGAGCCGATCGCGATGCTGAGCAGCAGCAGCGCGCCCAGGAGCACCGTCGCGACCAGCAGACCGACCAGCCGGCGCGACGGCGCTCGCCCCTCCGGGCTACCGGGCACGCTGGTTCAGCGCCGACTCCTCGAGCTCGGGCAGGACCTGGTCGAGCCACCAGCGGTAGCTCAGCGGGGTGCCGCCGTTGATGGCGGACCACTGCGGCCCGTCGAGGTAGATCCACGTGCCGTTCTCGGACGCGGGCAGGTCCGCGACGCGCGGGTCGGCCTTCAGCGAGGCGTAGGTCTTGTCGATGGTCTCCTGGCTCTCGGCGCCGGAGGCGGCGACGATCACCACGTCCTCGGTGAGCTGGTCGATGTTCTCCAGGGAGAAGGTGTCCACCTCGGCGGAGGTGACCTCGCCGTGCGGCTGGTGCCCGCCGGGCTCGAGACCCAGCGCGACGAACGGCTCGTTGCCGTACTCCGTCGGCCAGAACTGGTCGTCCTTGAAGACCGGGATGACGTACGACCTGCCCTGCAGGCCGGGGAGCCTCTCGGCGGCGGCATCGAAGTCGGCGGAGAGCTCGGCCTCCACCTCGTCGACGACCGCGGTGTCGTGTCCCGTGAGCGTGGCGAGCGAGGCGAGGTGGTCCTGCCAGCTGGTCTGCGTGTCGGTCTCGATCCCGACGTAGGTCGGCGCGACCTGGGACAGCTGCTTGTAGAGCTTCTCGTCGGTGTTCCAGATGTCGGTCAGGATCAGGTCCGGCTCCCACGTGGCGATCGCCTCGGGCGAGGGCGCCCAGTCCGCGTTGATCAGGTCGGTGTCGACCTCGCCCTTGTCCACCTCACCCAGCCACGGCGCCCAGGCGAGGGCCTCGTCGTCGTCCGGCGAGGTGAGCGGCTTCTCGTCGACGTACGGCAGCAGCTCCAGGTAGGTGCTGGTGAGCACGACGATGCGCTCCGGCTTCGCCTCGACGGTGACCTCGCCGTAGGCGGTGTCGATGGTGACCGGGAAGGCGCCGTCGGCCGACGCCGGCGCGGAGGCGTCGTCGGCGGCCGGAGTGTCGCTGCCGCAGCCGGCGAGCGCCAGGACGGCGACCATCGTCGCGGCGAGCAGTGCCGGGCAGCGCGGGTGCGCGGTGGACAGCTTCAACGGGGTTCCTTGTCTGTCGGATGCAAAGCCGACTTAATGTAGCCTTGCCTAACTTCACACGCTTATCCGGAGGCGACGGCTTGTTCATGTCAGGGGGCGATCCGATGATGCCGACGCACGACTGGACGATCCCGCCCACCGCCACCGGCCCCGTCATCGAGGACCGCTCGGTCGTGCTGCTGTACGTCCACACGGGCACGGCCACGATCGAGACGGCCGGAACGGTCCGTCGTCTCGCCGCGGGCGAGGCGGTCTGGGTGCCCCCCGGCATCCCGCACCGCACCCGGGCGGACGCCGGCGCGGTGGTCCTCCCGATCTTCCCCCGCTCCGACGAGCTGCCGGAGGCGCTGACGACGACCCGCACGATCACCGTCCCGCCCACGTGGGCCAGATGGCTGGTCCAGCGCCACGTCGACGACTGTCACCTCGCCCACGACGTCCAGGACGCCCTCCCCGACACGGGCACCCTGCTCGGGATGATCGCCCGCGCCCCCAGCTCCGACGACGAGCGGTGGACCGGCGCCGAGGCACTGCGGCTGCCGGTGTCCCACGCCGCACTGAGCACGGCGCGGACCCTGCTGAGGGACCCGGGCACGCCGATGTCGCTGACGTCGTTCGCCGCGAGGGAGAGCGTCAGCGTGAAGACGCTGCAGCGTCAGTTCCACCGCGAGACGGGCCTGGCGTTCGCCGACTGGCGCAGCCGGGCACGGGTCGTGGCCGCGGCACGCCATCTCGCGGCGGGGCGCACGGTCGGATGGACCGGCCGGCACGTGGGCTACGCGACCCCGGCCGGCTTCACCAAGGCGTTCCGCCGTCTGGTGGGCCTGACGCCGCGCGCGTACGCCGGTCGGGCGCGCGAGCGGTCATCCGCGACACGGACCGCCCCGGACGCCGTCGTCGGGCACGTCGCGGCCCTCGCCGCCGAGGCGGCGCCGGAGCCGCCGGCGGTCGCGGCCCGGCGTACCTGGACACGGGTCAACGGGGAGCACGTGCTGCTGTGGATGTACTGCGGCGAGGCGGACGTCCGGGTCGGCTCCCGCGACATCCGCCTGCGGGCCGGCCACGCCCTCTGGCTGCCCGCCGGCGTGCCGAACGCGGTGGAGGGGCTCGCCGGCTCCGTCGCGGTGCCCCTCGGGTACAGCCACACACCGGTCGGTCTCGACGTCGACGACCTGTCGGTCCTCTCCTTCCCGCCGGAGGCGCAGGACTTCCTCCTCCACACCTCGCTGGTCAGCTACACGCTCTTCCAGCCCGCGCGGAGGCGGCGGTCCTTCGTCGAGGAGCTGTTCCGGGCGCAGTTCATCGCCGACCGCGACACCGCGGCGACGGCCGGTCTCACCGGGGCCGTCGGCACCGTCACGCGCGCGATGCGACGCGACCCCAGCGACGCACGATCGCTCCTGGAGTGGGCGGCGCACCTGGGCACCAGCCCGCGCGAGCTGGGCCGGGAGTTCCTGAGCCAGACCGGGGAGACCTTCCCCCGCTGGCGTGCGCAGCACCGGATGGACATCGCCCGCTGGCTCCTGTGCCTGGGCGATCCTCCCGGCCAGGTCGCCAAGCAGCTCGGCTACTCCAGCGCCGCGGCGTTCACGAACGCCTTCACCACCGCTCATGGGATGTCGCCCAGCGAGCACCAGCGCCGAGAGGGCGACACGTCGGCCTAGTGTCGTCGTGTCAGGCTGATTCGCCGCCATAGTCGGCGCTTCAACCTGACACGACGACACTAGGAGACCGAGACGCTCGGCTCCGCGCCCTCGACCGGCTCCATCGTCTCGGCGATCTTCATCGCCTCCTCGATCAGCGTCTCGACGATCTCGGCCTCGGGGACGGTCTTGATGACCTCGCCCTTGACGAAGATCTGGCCCTTGCCGTTGCCGGAGGCGACGCCGAGGTCGGCCTCCCGGGCCTCGCCGGGGCCGTTGACGACGCAGCCCATGACGGCGACCCGCAGCGGGACCTCGAGCCCGTCGAGGCCGGCGGTCACCCGCTCGGCGAGGGTGTAGACGTCGACCTGGGCGCGCCCGCAGGACGGGCAGGAGACGATCTCGAGCTTGCGCGGGCGGAGGTTGAGGGACTGCAGGATCTGCAGGCCGACCTTGACCTCCTCGACCGGCGGCGCGGAGAGCGAGACCCGGATGGTGTCGCCGATGCCGCGGGAGAGCAGCGCGCCGAAGGCGGTCGCGGACTTGATGGTGCCCTGGAAGGCCGGGCCGGCCTCGGTGACGCCGAGGTGGAGCGGCCAGTCGCCCTGCTCGGCGAGCAGCTCGTAGGCGCGCACCATGACGACCGGGTCGTTGTGCTTGACCGAGATCTTGAAGTCGCGGAAGCCGTGCTCCTCGAAGAGACTGGCCTCCCACACCGCGGACTCGACGAGCGCCTCGGGCGTGGCCTTGCCGTACTTCTCGAGCAGCCGCTTGTCGAGCGAGCCGGCGTTGACG harbors:
- a CDS encoding DoxX family protein, with the protein product MSVPFTAKAVTGAFLVSGVVHLVRPQVFEPLIPEQLPAPRQLVIWSGVAELACAAGMMHPRTRRAAAYAGAALLVGVFPGNVKMALDAQRGDNTMLKAGTLARLPLQLPMIRGMLEAAREA
- a CDS encoding hydroxysqualene dehydroxylase — its product is MAQLDRRTLLTSAGAVGAGVVLAGTGLAPAFAATPGRRVAVLGGGMAGLTAAHELVERGFEVTVFEPSAWGGKARSIPVAGTGVGGRADLPGEHGFRFFPGFYHHVPDTMRRIPFGDGTVGDNLVAASGGKFLRSGDHADAFVFGIGPDPQQILTVDGLRRFLRDTLGGHSVPPHELTYFVERLLVFLTSCDERRLGQWEKVSWWDFVGAERRSKPYQQILAAGLTRNLVAAKETVASTRTIGTMGEAFVYNIMGRGNDGALDRVLDLPTDEAWIDPWLTYLRGRGVRFVGGQGLVRYETAGGRVAAAVLADAAGTTSRVEADWFVSAMPVERVVPTLTADVLALDPGLQRLAALDTDWMVGIQFFLRAPVDITHGHITFIDSPWALTALTQGQFWEDRVIARDYGDGDVVDILSVDISNWDAPGVLHGRPAKECSPQQIADEVLAQIRDHHTAGDLLPDGVVHSWFLDPGVQWDAASRRNTNETPLLVNTVDSWSSRPTARTRIPNLLMSGDFVQTDIDLATMEGANESARHAVNAILDEVGSPAARAATFRLYDPPEFTALKQTDRVLYKLGMRNVLDLG
- a CDS encoding proline--tRNA ligase, with amino-acid sequence MSTLFVRTLREDPSDAEVPSHRLLVRAGYIRRAAPGIYTWLPLGLAVLRRIEGIIREEMNAIGAQEVTFPALLPREPYEATGRWTEYGDNIFRLQDRKGADYLLGPTHEEMFTLLVKDMYSSYKDLPLSLYQIQTKYRDEARPRAGLLRGREFTMKDSYSFDVSDAGLDASYQRHRDAYVRIFDRLGFDYAIVKATAGAMGGSKSEEFLAKAAVGEDTYVRCTRCDYAANVEAVQVRPPAPTPYDAVPAAHAEATPDTPTIDTLVDHLDAAFPREDRPWAAGDTLKNVLVVLKHPDGTREPLAIGVPGDREVDQKRLEGQLEPIEVEPMDEAELAKHPALVKGYIGPGVLGEESASGIRYLVDPRVAEGSRWVTGADVAGSHVIDLVAGRDFTPDGTIEAAEVRDGDACPNCEDGVLESARGIEMGHVFQLGRKYAEALDLRVLDENGKLVTVTMGSYGIGVTRAVAAIAENTLDEIGLCWPRDVAPADVHVVAAGKDEAVFAAAEELVAGLTAAGLDVLYDDRAGKISPGVKFKDAELIGVPTIVTVGRGVADPDNRVIEVKDRRTGERTEVALDVAADEIRALVRG
- a CDS encoding TetR/AcrR family transcriptional regulator produces the protein MSTTEVVRRRLTGPARRERIEAAAVEVFAERGYDAASVGEIAGAAGVTRTVLYDHFRSKRELYLHVLDTQNAAMLAEVGAGITGAGAGRDRMRATVAAYLSFARQRPAARRILVDPIPTGDRELDRALRTFRTARTQAVATMLGPDLARSGLPHGSTAADVVVELLITGVDGVARWWQEHPAASLEEVTEVATRLLWNGLPRLGELRT
- a CDS encoding acetyl-CoA hydrolase/transferase family protein, which codes for MARVTCPVLGRRIATAEEAAAHIRPGDSVGISGFTGAGFPKAVPQALARRIGEAHARGEEFRIGLWSGASTGPSVDGALAEVHGLDKRLPYSSDPALRRLINSGEVDYVDAHLSHSAQQAWFGFYGPLDVAVVEVAAILPNGLLVPGTSVGNNKTWLDRAEKVILEVNRWLPRDLEGFHDVYYGAAVPPHRIPIQLTHPLQRIGDPYLRVDPAKVVAVVETDAPDRNSPLDAPDDSSRAMAELLVDFLRHEVRAGRMPPGLLPLQSGVGSTPNAVMEGLLHAEFEGLTSFTEVIQDGLLDLLDAGKLASLSATSFGLSPAGQQRFLDNVGSYKGRILLRSQEISNHPELVRRLGVIAINGMIEADVYGNVNSSHVMGSAIMNGIGGSGDFARNAYLNFFVSDSLAKGGLISSIVPMVSHVDHTEHDVHVLITEQGLADLRGLSPSDRADRVIAHCAHPDYRDRLRDYVDRARAARPEARHTPHLLEEALGWHAAYLRDGRM
- a CDS encoding HAD family hydrolase, encoding MARHRLPRGVARAGAGGADDAGHLRRPPRPRRPAARGGQRDLGSQPRPPAERDDRRPLRGRRARPRPGPARRLLRVLGAAHPHRPGGGAAVGWLRAEGIRVGVLSNTIWPRAWHRGFFERDGVLDLIDGDVYTSEVPWTKPSPQAFRAAMDAVGVADPAACVYVGDRLFDDVWGAHGAGMRAIHVPHSTIPADQHGHTEGRPDAVARRLADLPELLAPWR